From Tiliqua scincoides isolate rTilSci1 chromosome 2, rTilSci1.hap2, whole genome shotgun sequence, the proteins below share one genomic window:
- the SP7 gene encoding transcription factor Sp7 gives MGDSYTATFPNGNGLMSPSASPQASTTYSNDYSPFSHSFPASPTSQDPSSLLVSKGHPSPDCLPSVYTSLDMAHPYGSWYKAGIHPGISTSSSSPTASWWDMHSNSNWLSSQPQSDGLQNSLQSMPSQAPISPQLPSYTSEFTTLNPAPYPTVGITSSSHLLPSGQHVLSQEMYKPKPVTNNSLMEGGIGLKSGRGGSFGSTAGRSTCDCPNCQELERLGASAASLRKKPIHSCHIPGCGKVYGKASHLKAHLRWHTGERPFVCNWLFCGKRFTRSDELERHVRTHTREKKFTCLLCNKRFTRSDHLSKHQKTHSEMGVGKPPEGEAEREEAAPVTGSPNATMQDGLPGEEKDTTSPEQSNLLEI, from the coding sequence ATGGGAGATTCCTACACAGCCACTTTTCCCAATGGGAACGGACTGATGTCTCCCTCAGCCAGTCCTCAAGCTTCCACCACTTACAGCAATGACTATAGCCCGTTCTCACACTCCTTTCCAGCCTCCCCCACATCTCAAGATCCATCGTCTCTACTGGTGTCCAAGGGGCACCCATCCCCTGACTGTCTCCCCAGTGTCTACACCTCCTTGGACATGGCACATCCTTATGGTTCTTGGTACAAAGCTGGAATTCATCCAGGCATCTCTACGAGCTCCAGCAGTCCCACTGCTTCCTGGTGGGACATGCATTCCAATAGTAACTGGCTGAGCAGTCAGCCCCAGTCCGATGGACTCCAAAACTCCTTGCAATCCATGCCCAGCCAGGCTCCCATCAGTCCTCAGCTGCCCAGTTACACCTCCGAGTTCACCACTTTGAATCCCGCTCCATACCCTACTGTGGGCATCACTTCCTCCTCACACCTCCTCCCTTCAGGCCAGCACGTGCTTTCTCAGGAGATGTACAAGCccaagccagtgaccaacaactcCCTGATGGAAGGTGGGATTGGACTGAAGTCCGGAAGAGGTGGCTCCTTTGGGAGCACAGCAGGCAGGTCAACCTGTGACTGCCCCAACTGCCAAGAGCTCGAGCGACTTGGGGCCTCAGCAGCCAGTCTGAGGAAGAAGCCCATCCACAGCTGCCATATTCCAGGCTGCGGGAAGGTCTATGGGAAGGCCTCCCACCTCAAGGCCCACCTGAGGTGGCACACCGGGGAGCGCCCCTTTGTCTGCAACTGGCTGTTCTGTGGCAAGCGCTTCACTCGCTCGGACGAGCTGGAACGCCACGTCCGCACCCACACCCGGGAGAAGAAGTTCACCTGCTTGCTGTGCAATAAGCGCTTCACTCGCAGTGACCACCTCAGCAAGCACCAGAAGACCCACAGTGAGatgggggtgggcaaaccccCTGAAGGCGAAGCTGAGCGGGAGGAGGCTGCTCCGGTGACCGGCTCTCCTAATGCCACTATGCAGGATGGCCTACCTGGAGAGGAGAAGGACACCACCAGCCCAGAGCAGAGCAATCTGCTGGAGATTTAG